The following is a genomic window from Episyrphus balteatus chromosome 1, idEpiBalt1.1, whole genome shotgun sequence.
aaagataaatattgtttcaaatacctttcgtgctgatttttggtgaattttttctcaaacatcgaatttcacggttttgacttttaaacgtctatatctcgagtagcagattttttatatttttggtttgtatgtgtggcttttataacttcacaatatctatcgattccagtatcaatcttttttttaccactttttgttaaggaaataagtttttgaccttttttcaaatttacctCAGTTCCCCCTTCTtatatgtcaaatttctaaaaatcctgataatacaaatttttaaatgtaattttctctaacataatttttttttacacctctaacactTACCATACAAGCAGGGTGGTGtggtcgaaaaaactcaaaaaatgaactttaaagcgtggcaaccctatgccttgacaggaggTCGCCAGGctacccatgtgcaaactgtttctttagacactacccttaggaaaatatagctttcaactggtataacgacgtggataggtcgtcctatgacgggattttctcctttaatatgttgaaatacgaaaataagtactttttaataaaatcgctccgcgaaaacggtaagttaaattaaaaatttgacagaaacgtgtcaaattattttattttacctaacttatcacatacaaattatttaaaaaatctttcattctgatttttggtgaattatttctcaaatatcaaatttgagtgtcatgactctaaaaagactatatctcgagttgtagattttttacattttttatttgcttgtgtagctttcatatatttataatatctatcgattccaatttcaattttatttctatcacgttttgtttagaaaatagtttttgccctttttctaaattcacctttgtttaccctactaaaacttcaaattttaaaaaatcctgaaaattaaaatttttaaattaaatttcctacgacattatattttttttataactcttaagcttgccatataagcagggtcgcgtattcaaaaatttgcaaaaatgaactttaaggcctggcaaccctatcgctaggcaacccatgtgcaatttatttccttagatactagctttcagaaaatataactctcaactggtataacgatgagggtaggtcgtcctatggatCTCCTACTATTATACTTTGCATGATTCTTTAGGTACCAGTCATCCATTTTTTCCAACAAACCTATATAGGCCGGGcagccactgcagaaacgcttaaCTCAtcgatttattattttattatactctgatttttctttttgaaatcaTAAATTATTTCATCTTTATAATATCcaaaaacacaatttaatttttgtttacattttttatttatcgtATTTTACATTTagttaatcttaatcttaatttAACAGTCCAAAATTATTACTAATGCGTTCTATTGTCTTTTTGGCTTACTTTAATACTCGATGAAAGGAACCATCCCAGTATGAGTGCAAtacactaaaaaaataaaagatttagttaattatgtatttattcaaaatataaaacaaatatgaCTTACCTCAACACCTGCTACAGCTAATCCAGCGTATTTAATTATATTAGTATTCGATCCCCAAAAGTCTAAAAACTGTGTTTTACAACCAGGCATAGTAGCAGCATGAATGGGGTCACACACAGCAGTCAAGGAACCACAACACGAAGGTGGTATAGACTGACCATTTCCTGTATAATCGATAGATCCATTTTGATATCCACAACATTTATACTGTAAGAAAAAGGATATTTACAAATTCTTGTGAAGAAAATTGCTTCTTTGGAAACTTACACTTAATTGAAGAGAATCCATGAAGCCTGGCTGACTATCATGAATTTGCCATGCATGATCTACAACTTCACCCATATTGTCTAATAATGTACTTTTGAAGAACCATGCATAAACAATTACTGCAATTTGTAAGATTAATAAAATCAGCATACAAATGCAAtactgcaaaaaaattaaatatacatcaatcaaaaaagttactgTGGATTCAGATTAAAATAAACACTTACGCTATTGACAAGGCATCGACTATCTTTTATTGCTCCACAACATCCAAGGAATGAAACTAGAAATATGATACATCCAAGGATTAAAATGCATATTGGCAGAAAACTTGTTGAATTAGCTTCAGTAAACGTTAAGAATTCTTTCAAACTTGATATCGCAAGAGATCCAAAAACTATGAGTAGAACACCACAaatctagaaaataaaaaaggaaaatattttattcatatgGACATTATTGAATTTAGATCATTTTTCTTGTAGATAAAATCCctcttctgaaattaaatttatgtatatgtatgtatgtatttcaaaattacatTTCATTCCAATCTGttgaatttaaatcaaattttaatgaagagtttttgaaaaaatggtccccAAACTAagagttttgaaaagaaatttcaattaaaatatggtttgttcaattaaaaaaaggatATGGTTATATCGTCGATTTCAAGGCAAAGTGGCATAAATCGGAATTTGCTGATTTTCAGGAGAgacatttaaagttttttgaatcattaaaaaatgattttcgttgtcaataaaaaacaaaactcaaaaattacataaatacacggaaaaattgcatttttttttgctatttttttcctataagttttatagaaaacgcaatgttaaaaaaaaatagtttggagTTATGTTATGGAACTAtttcgaaattgtttttttctgactCTATGGAAAAAGTGCCGTTTTGCACTTTATTAAAagacaaaactaaaaatataaaactattatattattttaaatcaattttatttatttaataacgaaaaagatacacaaaatgtgatttttctAGCACATATACGAAAATCATAaactaaaacttatttaaattcatCTTTTTAACTCAGTTACAGAACCGGACTTACGAACAGTTTAATACGACAAAAAAGCCgaaatgatgaaaaaatctTACCGGGTTGCTCTTTTTTTATGTGACATTTTTTTAGCTGTGCCGTTTTCTTCGAAAACACAAAACCAATCCTATCTACGATAACGGCATAACTTAAGAAATGCCATTAATGTACACAAAATGACAGGgatatttgttaaaattaacGGCGGCACTTTTTCATAACGTGGGAACTAGAGAAGCAGAAAAGCGCTGATTACACAGAAAAATTGCGTCTTTTTTTAATCAGTTCTGTGCTCTAAActcaaaaatgacaaatttcgAATTATGCCACTTTGCCTTGAAAGCGAAGATACATTATGTTCATTCATATACCTATGTAtattatagttttgaaaaaaaaaaaaattaaaattacttcaatttaattggattttgtttttataaaaactgaatttttgtaatgaaataattgattttatcTAAGATTTTGACAAACAAGACCTTTTAACTTTCTGTATTTCTACATTTAGggcaaatttgtttttgtatgaaaaaaaaaattatttgacttttttggaaaaaataaaaatgcagttttattgcaatcgctttgaatattacgtctgcaaagtttaatcaaagtCGTTCTAAAGGtgttaataataaaatcaattgaAAGAAACTGGTATCCTTATTTCCGGATCTGTCAAAATAGTTAACAAATTTAAA
Proteins encoded in this region:
- the LOC129907119 gene encoding CD63 antigen-like, translated to MNCLAHIIKYILFVCNLVFLICGVLLIVFGSLAISSLKEFLTFTEANSTSFLPICILILGCIIFLVSFLGCCGAIKDSRCLVNSYCICMLILLILQIAVIVYAWFFKSTLLDNMGEVVDHAWQIHDSQPGFMDSLQLSYKCCGYQNGSIDYTGNGQSIPPSCCGSLTAVCDPIHAATMPGCKTQFLDFWGSNTNIIKYAGLAVAGVECIALILGWFLSSSIKVSQKDNRTH